A genome region from Cyanobacteria bacterium QS_8_64_29 includes the following:
- a CDS encoding DUF3372 domain-containing protein, with translation MQRSLLMVFLAPILGGLTCLMAPLLLAGPAAAAPLQSQLWVGNMSPAGNSQVEIADGSELVVHTQFFRPGATEPVGRGNNVSCTVHWSPVERFGGLWAARRQTTMHYDGDIGNNDEYVARLSLGTGLYEFTTSCHDRTTGQRSWQQQGNGYVKVTPFPEGPSDRRAFWLEEAVLAWNNSQGCIYELHYDRGGDLDVPVKSGSGIPLNLNGPIDGDRYPKFPNADGYDAWHLTQSVLAIVPRMLQGELAIAAYNRSGELVDTTGLQTQGVIDDLFGYRGQLGVSYNGDVPTLRLWAPTARSVTLHRFRGPQANRAIETPMDYDPSTGVWQLTGEPDWDRQYYLYEVEVYVPSTGRIERNFVTDPYAANLSQNSQRSQIVDLYGDPRLKPDGWDALVKPALEAPEDMAVYEAHVRDFSRDDPTVAPEHRGKFVAFGYDGRNGRPGPSNGMRHLQNLSQAGLTHLHLMPAADFSSVNEDPSARTDPNYAQLARFPRDSEQQQAQMAVIRYNDSFNWGYDPYHYGVPEGSYATDANGAARIREFRRMVQVLSQNGLRTVMDVVYNHTFAHKQYPESVLDKIVPGYYYRATDRGERHTSSCCPDTATEFDMMRKLMVDTLVRWAKAYKVDGFRFDLMNLHTVDDVVAARQALQALTPAQDGVDGSDIYLYGEGWDFGSAQAKGLEHANQYNVAGTGIGTFDDKLRDAAHGGSGDTRRQGFINGRSYDWNGHYYPDRFRSDLQDLTDRLRIALAGSLQDHAITDRRDRTVTGLALDGVGYARDPQETVNYVSKHDNETLFDLNAFKLPRGHNDTAVTSMAERVRAQNLGLDLVAFAQGVPFFHLGADMLRSKSLDRNSYDSGDWFNRLNFRYEGNQFGSGLPPAWNNRDRWDIAAPLLADPALDPDSGDVRASVEHLQDVLRIRQSSPLFRLRTAEAIQKRVRFHNTGSRQRDALIAMSISDAPEPDRDPEREAVVVLINAHKFSRRIALPAFAGRSLKLHPVQAQAEGDLVAQARFESEGGTFEIPSRTTAVFVAPQ, from the coding sequence ATGCAACGCTCGCTTTTAATGGTTTTTTTGGCCCCCATCTTGGGGGGTTTAACTTGCTTGATGGCCCCGCTGCTCCTGGCGGGCCCTGCCGCGGCTGCGCCGCTGCAGTCCCAACTTTGGGTGGGCAACATGTCCCCAGCCGGCAACAGCCAGGTCGAAATTGCCGATGGCAGCGAGCTGGTCGTCCATACGCAATTCTTTCGGCCTGGCGCAACCGAACCGGTGGGCCGCGGCAACAACGTCAGCTGTACCGTCCACTGGAGTCCAGTGGAGCGCTTTGGCGGCCTCTGGGCAGCGCGCCGCCAAACCACCATGCACTACGACGGCGACATTGGCAACAACGACGAGTACGTTGCCCGGCTGTCGCTAGGAACCGGACTCTACGAATTCACCACCAGCTGCCACGATCGCACCACCGGCCAGCGCAGCTGGCAGCAGCAAGGCAACGGCTACGTTAAAGTCACGCCGTTCCCCGAGGGCCCCAGCGATCGGCGCGCCTTTTGGCTGGAGGAGGCTGTGCTGGCCTGGAACAACAGCCAGGGCTGCATCTACGAGCTGCACTACGACCGCGGCGGCGATCTGGACGTACCGGTCAAAAGTGGCTCGGGCATTCCGCTCAATCTCAACGGCCCCATTGACGGCGATCGCTACCCCAAATTCCCCAACGCAGACGGCTACGACGCGTGGCACCTGACCCAGTCCGTGCTGGCGATCGTGCCGCGCATGCTGCAGGGCGAGCTGGCCATTGCCGCCTACAACCGCAGCGGCGAGCTCGTCGATACCACCGGCTTGCAAACCCAAGGCGTCATTGATGACCTGTTCGGCTATCGCGGTCAGCTCGGGGTCAGCTACAACGGCGATGTCCCCACGCTGCGGCTCTGGGCCCCCACCGCGCGTTCGGTGACGCTGCACCGCTTTCGCGGGCCGCAGGCCAATCGCGCCATCGAGACCCCCATGGACTACGACCCCAGCACTGGGGTCTGGCAGCTCACCGGCGAGCCCGACTGGGACCGGCAGTACTACCTCTACGAGGTCGAGGTTTATGTCCCCAGTACCGGCCGCATCGAGCGCAACTTCGTCACCGATCCCTACGCGGCCAACCTGTCGCAAAACAGCCAGCGCAGCCAGATCGTCGATCTCTACGGCGATCCGCGCCTCAAACCTGACGGCTGGGATGCGCTGGTGAAACCAGCGCTGGAAGCGCCTGAGGACATGGCCGTCTACGAGGCGCACGTGCGTGATTTTAGCCGCGACGATCCCACTGTGGCCCCCGAGCACCGCGGCAAGTTCGTCGCCTTTGGCTACGACGGCCGAAACGGCCGCCCTGGCCCCTCAAACGGCATGCGGCACCTGCAGAACCTGTCCCAGGCGGGCTTGACCCACCTGCACCTGATGCCGGCGGCCGACTTTAGCTCGGTCAACGAGGACCCCAGCGCGCGCACCGACCCCAACTACGCGCAGCTCGCTCGCTTCCCGCGCGACTCCGAACAGCAGCAAGCGCAGATGGCGGTCATTCGATATAACGACAGCTTCAACTGGGGCTACGATCCCTACCACTACGGCGTTCCCGAAGGTAGCTACGCCACCGATGCCAACGGCGCCGCCCGCATTCGCGAGTTCCGCCGGATGGTGCAGGTGCTGAGCCAGAACGGGCTACGCACGGTGATGGATGTGGTCTACAACCACACCTTCGCTCACAAGCAGTACCCCGAGTCTGTGCTCGACAAGATCGTGCCGGGCTATTACTACCGCGCCACCGATCGCGGCGAACGCCACACCAGCAGCTGCTGCCCCGATACAGCCACCGAGTTCGACATGATGCGCAAGCTCATGGTGGACACGCTGGTGCGCTGGGCTAAAGCCTACAAGGTAGATGGGTTCCGCTTCGATTTAATGAACCTGCATACCGTGGACGACGTGGTGGCGGCCCGGCAGGCGCTGCAGGCGCTAACGCCTGCCCAGGATGGGGTTGACGGTAGCGATATCTACCTCTACGGCGAAGGTTGGGATTTTGGCTCGGCCCAGGCCAAAGGGCTCGAGCACGCCAACCAGTACAACGTCGCCGGCACGGGCATTGGGACCTTTGATGACAAGCTCCGCGATGCCGCCCACGGCGGCTCTGGCGATACCCGCCGCCAGGGCTTTATCAACGGCCGCTCCTACGACTGGAACGGCCACTACTACCCCGATCGCTTTCGCAGCGACCTGCAGGATCTGACGGACCGGCTGCGGATCGCCCTAGCCGGCAGCCTGCAGGACCACGCCATCACGGATCGCCGCGATCGCACCGTCACCGGCCTGGCGCTGGATGGGGTGGGCTATGCCCGCGACCCACAAGAGACCGTCAACTACGTCTCCAAGCACGACAACGAGACGCTATTCGATCTCAACGCCTTCAAACTGCCGCGCGGCCACAACGACACGGCCGTGACTTCCATGGCCGAGCGCGTGCGCGCCCAGAACTTGGGGCTGGATCTGGTGGCCTTTGCCCAGGGGGTACCGTTTTTCCACTTGGGCGCCGACATGCTGCGGTCCAAATCGCTCGATCGCAACAGCTACGACTCCGGGGATTGGTTCAACCGCCTCAACTTTCGCTACGAGGGCAACCAGTTCGGCAGCGGCTTGCCCCCTGCCTGGAACAATCGCGATCGCTGGGACATTGCGGCCCCGCTGCTGGCCGATCCGGCCCTGGATCCCGATAGCGGCGATGTCCGAGCCAGCGTCGAGCACCTGCAGGACGTGCTGCGCATCCGCCAGAGTTCGCCGCTGTTTCGCCTGCGCACCGCCGAGGCGATTCAAAAGCGCGTCCGGTTTCACAACACCGGCTCCCGGCAGCGAGACGCGCTGATTGCCATGTCGATCAGCGATGCCCCCGAGCCCGATCGCGATCCCGAGCGCGAGGCGGTTGTGGTGCTGATCAACGCCCACAAGTTCTCGCGCCGCATTGCGCTCCCGGCCTTTGCCGGGCGATCGCTGAAGCTGCATCCGGTGCAAGC